The proteins below are encoded in one region of Gemmatimonadales bacterium:
- a CDS encoding sensor histidine kinase produces the protein AGVIRESAKTALEELRGVIGVLREDGGESLTQPPQPTLADLAALVEESRAAGMRVTARIEPGDAAPPAAVGRTAYRIAQEGLTNARKHAPGAAVTLTVRAPDGDLQVEVRSLAPVAVAAAASLPGAGTGLIGLAERVSLAGGTLEHGVDPDGAFVLRARLPR, from the coding sequence GGCCGGCGTGATCCGCGAGAGCGCGAAGACGGCGCTCGAGGAGCTGCGCGGCGTGATCGGCGTCCTGCGGGAGGACGGCGGCGAGAGCCTGACGCAACCGCCCCAGCCAACGCTCGCCGACCTCGCTGCCCTCGTCGAGGAGTCGCGGGCGGCCGGGATGCGGGTCACCGCCCGGATCGAGCCGGGCGACGCGGCGCCGCCCGCCGCCGTCGGACGCACCGCCTACCGGATCGCGCAGGAGGGCCTGACGAACGCGCGCAAGCACGCGCCGGGAGCAGCGGTGACGCTGACCGTCCGCGCGCCCGACGGCGACCTACAGGTCGAGGTCCGCAGCCTCGCGCCGGTGGCTGTCGCCGCGGCCGCGTCGCTGCCCGGGGCCGGGACCGGCCTGATCGGGCTCGCCGAACGCGTCTCGCTCGCCGGCGGCACACTCGAGCACGGCGTCGACCCCGACGGCGCGTTCGTCCTGCGCGCCCGTCTGCCGCGATGA